In Remersonia thermophila strain ATCC 22073 chromosome 3, whole genome shotgun sequence, the following proteins share a genomic window:
- a CDS encoding 60S ribosomal protein uL4, whose amino-acid sequence MASRPTVTVFGADGKPTGATEVLPKVFSAPIRPDIVKHVHTGMAKNKRQPYAVSEKAGHQTSAESWGTGRAVARIPRVSGGGTHRAGQAAFGNMCRSGRMFAPTKVWRKWHVKINQNQKRFATASAVAASAVAPLLFARGHQVATVPEVPLVIDSSAVAGDAVAKTAAAVAFLKAIGAGAELDKVRKSKKLRAGKGKLRGRRHRQRRGPLVVYDAEKDGKALVQGFRNIPGVETSPVDALNLLQLAPGGHLGRFIIWTSEAIKKLDAIYESKKGFVLPPNVVSQADLTRLINSSEIQSVIRAPKGEARTRRSAVQKKNPLVNKQVLLRLNPYASTFQKEKLGELKADEGKPKPVPAAFKEQLHEL is encoded by the exons ATGGCCTCCCGCCCGACCGTTACCGtcttcggcgccgatggcaaGCCCACCGGCGCCACTGAGGTCCTCCCCAAGGTCTTCAGCGCCCCGATCCGCCCGGATATCGTCAAGCACGTCCACACTGGCATGGCCAAGAACAAGAGGCAGCCGTACGCTGTCAGCGAGAAGGCCGGCCACCAGACCTCGGCCGAGTCGTGGGGCACTG GTCGTGCCGTTGCCCGTATCCCCCGTGTCTCGGGTGGCGGTACTCACcgtgccggccaggccgccttCGGTAACATGTGCCGTTCCGGCCGCATGTTCGCTCCCACCAAGGTCTGGCGCAAGTGGCACGTCAAGATCAACCAGAACCAGAA GCGCTTCGCTACTGcttcggccgtcgccgcctccgctgtggctcccctcctcttcgcccgcGGCCACCAGGTTGCCACCGTCCCCGAGGTTCCCCTCGTGATCGActcgtcggccgtcgccggcgatgccgtcgccaagaccgccgccgccgtggctttcctcaaggccatcggcgctggcgccgagctcgacaaggtTAGGAAGTCGAAGAAGCTCCgcgccggcaagggcaagctccgcggccgccgccaccgccagcgccgcggtcCCCTCGTCGTCTACGATGCCGAGAAGGACGGCAAGGCCCTCGTCCAGGGCTTCCGCAACATCCCCGGCGTCGAGACCAGCCCCGTCGACGCtctcaacctcctccagctcgcccccggtggccacctcggccgcttcATCATCTGGACCTCggaggccatcaagaagCTGGATGCCATCTACGAGAGCAAGAAGGGCTTCGTCCTGCCGCCCAACGTTGTGTCGCAGGCCGACCTGACCCGCCTCATCAACAGCTCGGAAATCCAGAGCGTTATCCGGGCGCCCAAGGGCGAGGCTCGCACCCGCCGCTCGGCTGTGCAGAAGAAGAACCCGCTTGTCAACAAGCAGGTGCTCCTGCGTCTCAACCCGTACGCGTCCACCTTccagaaggagaagctgggcgagctcaaggcggacgagggcaagcccaagccggtgccggccgctttcaaggagcagctgcaCGAGCTTTAA